Proteins found in one Clostridium kluyveri DSM 555 genomic segment:
- a CDS encoding lysophospholipid acyltransferase family protein produces the protein MLKTILFYFIFFLYMIYSLGKKSKLNKIRKTKNEEEAQNYINISLKKWADFILKLIGAKIELKGVENIPKSPCLFVSNHQGFLDIPIIVHSVDRTVGFIAKKEIIKFKLIAYWMKQIKCVFIDRESIRESMKSINKAIQILKSGHSMVIFPEGTRSKGPRIGEFKKGSLKLALKAKVPIVPIAIDGSYKLREGNKYSIVKSAEVKVTICKPIYTDRLSKEELSDISNIIRQEILKQIYIEE, from the coding sequence ATGTTAAAAACCATTTTATTTTACTTTATTTTTTTCTTGTATATGATATATTCATTGGGTAAGAAATCAAAGTTAAATAAAATTAGAAAAACCAAAAATGAAGAAGAAGCCCAAAATTACATAAATATATCTTTAAAAAAATGGGCTGATTTTATATTAAAACTTATAGGTGCCAAAATAGAATTAAAGGGAGTGGAAAATATACCTAAGTCCCCCTGTCTTTTCGTTTCCAATCATCAAGGTTTTTTAGATATACCCATAATAGTTCATTCTGTAGATAGAACAGTAGGCTTTATAGCCAAAAAGGAAATAATAAAATTTAAATTGATAGCTTACTGGATGAAACAAATAAAATGTGTTTTTATAGATAGAGAAAGTATACGAGAATCTATGAAATCCATAAATAAAGCAATTCAAATATTAAAGAGTGGACACAGCATGGTAATATTTCCAGAAGGCACCAGAAGTAAAGGTCCTAGAATAGGTGAATTTAAGAAAGGAAGTTTGAAATTAGCTTTAAAAGCAAAGGTCCCTATAGTTCCTATAGCCATAGATGGCAGCTACAAATTAAGAGAAGGCAATAAATATAGTATAGTAAAATCGGCAGAGGTGAAAGTAACCATATGTAAACCTATATATACTGATAGACTTTCTAAAGAAGAGTTATCAGATATATCAAATATTATAAGACAAGAGATACTTAAACAGATATACATTGAAGAATAA